Proteins found in one Micropterus dolomieu isolate WLL.071019.BEF.003 ecotype Adirondacks linkage group LG10, ASM2129224v1, whole genome shotgun sequence genomic segment:
- the grem1a gene encoding gremlin-1a yields the protein MKTPSVLISAVLALLLSPLRSTAAVTYQGAFPHPNKYNPNESDRCLQPAISGLISRGNGPVTSTDEVLESSQEALHVTERRYLRLDWCKTQPLKQTIQEEGCLSRTIINRFCYGQCNSFYIPRHNYQDGEAFQSCSACKPKTFSTITYTLFCPGQTPSTRKKRVQRVKLCRCTTVDTD from the coding sequence ATGAAGACGCCATCAGTACTGATCTCTGCAGTTTTGGCGCTGCTGCTCAGCCCGCTGAGGAGTACTGCTGCTGTCACCTATCAAGGCGCTTTCCCACATCCAAACAAATACAACCCAAACGAGTCGGATAGATGCCTTCAGCCCGCCATCAGTGGACTAATTTCCCGCGGGAATGGGCCTGTAACCTCGACCGACGAAGTGCTGGAGTCCAGTCAGGAAGCGCTCCACGTCACGGAGCGCCGGTACCTGCGTCTGGATTGGTGCAAGACGCAGCCGCTAAAGCAGACCATCCAGGAGGAGGGCTGCCTGAGCCGCACCATCATCAACCGGTTCTGCTACGGACAGTGCAACTCCTTCTACATCCCGAGGCATAATTACCAGGACGGAGAAGCCTTTCAGTCCTGCTCTGCCTGCAAACCCAAAACCTTCAGCACCATCACTTACACCCTCTTCTGTCCGGGGCAGACCCCCAGCACCAGGAAGAAACGGGTCCAGCGCGTGAAGCTGTGCCGCTGCACAACAGTAGATACGGATTAA